TAAGATACGCCTCTGTTTTACACAATCTCCGCCCCCACATGTGTAACTCTTATGTAACTTTTGAAGTGTTTAAGTTTGTAGTTAGTTCTGAGGTCTGAGCACTGATGTATGTGActtcagtattaaatcctcgCTGAGATATTACCTCTATTCTGAATATGACACTTGATCCCGTGCTGTAAATATTACACCAGAATGAAAGGGATCATGGACGAGGGCGTGTTAAAGACAGGATTGGAACACAGAGTTTGTGAACTTCTTTATCTTTTGAgctttctcttcctgtttctgaCCTCAGCTGTGTTTCTGATtatcagtggtgtgtgtgtgtatgagatgttAAACACACTTTTTGCAAATGTATTGTTTCTTATGTGTGTAAAACACTGacaatttacaataaataataataaatacaataaataaacaatatcttCATTAACatggttcatttgtttttatttgtgtgtgtgtgtgtgtgtgtgtgtgtgacagagagagagatctaatTTGAGTAATTGCTCATGTTTAACTCTGGTCTGCTGTAACacactgtttctttttattagaAGTGAAATGTGACATCTTTTAATTTGTTATTAGACAAAAAGCTCACGTGCAACATTACTAAAATACTGTTAACGTTAACTTTAAAATTTACATTAAAAGTGTAAAAGGTGTTCAGTCCTCACACCAGCTGAGATGAGTGACTTTAGTGCTGATGTCACTGATCAGTTCATTCAGCCGAGACTCCAAACCATCCAACCGCTGAGAGTTTCCCATCAACTCCTCCCCCAACTTCTGTAGCCCTGCCTCCttatctgagagagagacagacagagagagatagaccgCGAGAgagaaaccgagagagagaaaatattttaaaatgtggtgctttatatttcttttaaactgTAACATGTACACTCCTAACCCACTGtcatctgtgtgtctctctgtgtctctgtaccTGTGAGTTGGTTCAGGATGTCGGCTGTGTCCTGAATCAGGTGTGTGACCTCAGTCTGTAGAGTCTGTAGGCGTTTTCCTGCTGAATCTGTGGTGTTGTTTACGTCTGTGTTCTCCTTCAGCTTCAACAACAGCTGCTGCAGTAAAtccaggtcctgcacacacacacaaaataatgatgatgatgatgataataataataataataataataattataaaccctaaaatataaataataaaaaacaatctgtgtttacattttttttattggtttctGCTGCGAATcagtttgtttaaaagaattatTGCAAAAGAACTGATTCATTTGGGAATCACCCATCAGTAGTGAGTGTGTTTATTCTGTGTGAgtggtagtgtagtgtagtgtgtaggagtgtgtaaattttgtgtaatgtgtgttttttgggtGTGTATGCAGTGACTCattcattaaataattatttaattgttctttgtgtgtgtgtatgtgtgttacatACCTGTGCTGCAGTGTTGGCCTCATGCTCCGCCCCCTCTGCCTTCTCCCCTGCCTCCTCCGCTAGTTCCCTTCCTCTCTGCACTTCCTCCTTCAGAGGGTCCAGCAGTGGCCGCAGTGTgtccactaaccctaaccccttgTTCACTAGATGCTCCACGGGAAGCAGAACGTCCTCCACCTGCAAAGACACAACAGTTACAGATGGTTCAGGGTCAGAGATGGTACAGGGTTAGAGATGGTTCAGGGTTAAAGATGGTTCAGGGTCAGAGATGGTTCAGGGTCAGAGATGGTTCAGGGTTAGAGATTATGAATGTTAACGTACGTTCTGGATGTTGTTTCTGACTTGGTCAGTGATGTTGAGGTTGTGCTGCAGTTTCTCCTTCATGTCAGCGAGGGCGCTCTCGCCATCATTCAGAGACGCTAGAACACTATCACTGTTCTCCTGGAGACCCAGTGCTGTGTCCCTgcaaggcacacacacacacacacacacacacacacacacattaataaatgTCTGATTCTGATTATAGTCTGATTAGTGTGTGATGGTAGTTTGCAGCCtgctgtgttagtgtgtgtgtgtgtgtgttagcatgttgtGCACCTGGCGTTCTTGGCATTCTGCAGTAATTGCTCCGCCTCCTGCAGCTTTGAACTGGCGTTTTTTAGGACCATGCTGGTGTCGGGCAATGAGGCAGCCACATTCTGAATCTCTTTCAGCTTCTTCTTTAGGGCGTCGACCGTCTCAGGCAGCTTCACACCcaacacaccttcacacacacgcTGCACTGCTGCAGGGTCAGAGGTCGggtctacacacacatacacacacaaagtgacTACAAATGCCAGAGGAAAGTCTCTGTGCTTTCACCATCATTAAAAATGTTGggatctataaatatatatgaatatgtaaattaaatgtaaaaatgcataaTCCCGTCTTCTCTgctatatacatactgtatatatacatacataattcCTACttatgtatattgtatatactgtatattaatacttCTATTTCATGGTTATACTTATGTGCCCTATGTAGTGCCCTATGTAGTGAGCAAGGAGAGATTTTAAACAGAGCCTGTAACAGACCAGGTACTGATTTAAATATGCATAGAACTCACCTGATAGGAAGTCCTTCAGCTTCTTAACAAAGTCTTTAATGTCCTTCAGTCCATCATCGATGTCACCACGAGTACGCTTCATCTGATTGGACAGCTCATCTGCAGACAGTCTTACCTGATTGGTCGAGTCCTGGGACTTCTGAATCTGCATATCAGAGGGAGGAGTTTCAGTTTCACTACTGCTGTCAGCCATTgggagctctgtgtgtgtgtgagagtgtgagagagtgtgagagagtgtgagtgagtgtgtgtgtgtgtgtgtgagtgtgagtgtgtgtgtgtgtgagtgtgagtgtgtgtgtgtgtgtgtgtgagagagtgagtgtgtgtgtgtgtgtgtgtgagagtgtgtgtgtgtgtgagagagtgtgtgtgtgagtgtgtgtgtgtgagagagagatagttacCTGTGTGTATGCCTGAGTGATCTTGTCATTAAGTTGCTGCAGTTTGTCTTTCACCTCCACCGTGTCTTTCTCTGCCCTCTGGCTCCATGGTAACGCGCCCACGCACTTCTGTCCCTGAACACAGGGGGGCGCTTCGTCTACAGGACACAGCTCGCCCTCACACTGCTGTGGGGTACACGGCAACACACGCCTACTGCCACAcacctaatacacacacacacacacgcacacacacacacatttacaggtGCTGTTTGAATTATAAGTTGGTTAGTTATAATAGTTATATTGGTTAATTACATATGCAAATTTATGATAATTAGCTGACATTGAGTCATAATTTAGCCAAATTATTTATTGATGTTAATAGTGCtaattatattgtattgtatattgtatttatatgttGTCTAAGTGTTTATTCTCACCTGTGTGGCTGTAGGTGTGAGGTTGGGGTGGGTTGCCAGGTCCTTGAGGAGCGTCTGCAGGTTTTGCGTGTTGATTGGCTGTATGTTCTTCAGGCCTTTAATGGCATCATCTCTGACTGATGCTGAGTTGTCCACAGTGTCTGCTGCTCCGTTTGCACGTTTCACCGCGTCTGTGGATCTGTTGAAGGCATTTTTAACTGCATCCAGGactcctacaaacacacacacagatacacactggTTTAAACGTATGGTAAGTGCACTATTTAAAGGAAACTCCAGTGTATTTCTctctccactgtgtgtgtgtgtgtgtgtgtgtgtgtgtgtgtatgtaccagCATAGTTAGAGCTGTTGAAGTGTGTTGCTGCTTCTTTCTTGGCGTTGTAAATCAGGTGAAGGTCAGAGAGCTGTTCCTGGAGTCTGTGCAGCTCCACCTCCAGGTCTGGAGTATAAAGTACACCTGTACGCCTCAaatcctcctccaccttctccaACTCAGAgctgtgagagcgagagagagagaggtaacaCTGTGTGAggacagtactgtgtgtgtgtgtgtgtgtgtgtgtgtgtgtgtgtgtgagactcacCGCAGCGGGTCTAAACGGTGTGTATAGTTGTCGTACAGGTCTTTGTCGTTAGGGAGCTGCTGCAGGGCAGTGATGATTCGCCGGAGTGTATGCTGTGCGTCTGTGATGCGTTgaagtgtgtggggggggatttgtgggagcagtgtgtgtgttagtgtgtgtgtgagccgcTGCAGACGGAGCATGAGGTTCTGCAGCTCTGCGTCAAGCCAGAAGAAGCAGGATGGACAGACGGGGCAGTTAGGAAACTGAGCACAGTGACCACGCCCACACATGTCACACCTGTCCCCTACCACACCtggcttgcacacacacacacctgtacgaCGGTCACACTCCCCAGAAAGGCTGCCCACAcggtcacacacacatgctgggaGGATCAGAgacatattattattgttgttgttgttgttgttgttgttgtttattactTGTTAAATATGGTTACATTTTTAGAGAGAGTGCAAtgctgagagtgagacaggagtcTTACCTCTACAGCCGGTTAGTGGGTCTCCATACGTGTTTTCTGGACAGCCGCTGCAGGTCCGACCCCCAAAACCAGGACGACACTCACACTGACCTgttacctacacacacacacacacacacgcacatgagTATCTGTCAGAACATATTACAAACCATTTAAGATagcgtgtgtgttttaatcaATTGTGATCATTACAGTGAGCTCTATTCATACAGCACTATATATCTCTTTATttcatcatcctctcactcacacatcatcctctcatcattctctcatcatcctctcactcacacatcatcctctcatcatcctctcactcacacatcatcctctcatcattctctcatcatcctctcactcacacatcatccactcactcacacatcatcctctcactcacacatcatcctctcatcatcctctcactcacacatcatcctctcactcacacatcatcctctcatcatcctctcactcacacatcatcctctcatcattctctcatcatcctctcactcacacatcatccactcactcacacatcatcctctcatcatcctctcactcacacatcatcctctcatcattctctcatcatcctctcactcacacatcatcctctcatcatTCTCTCAtcatccactcactcacacatcatcctctcatcatcctctcactcacacatcatcctctcatcatcctctcactcacacatcatcctctcactcacacatcatcctctcatcattctctcatcatcctctcactcacacatcatcctctcatcattctctcatcatcctctcactcacacatcatcctctcatcatcctctcatcattctctcatcatcctctcactcacacatcatcctctcatcattctctcatcatcctctcactcacacatcatcctctcatcatcctctcactcacacatcatcctctcatcatcctctcatcatcctctcactcacacatcatcctctcatcattctctcatcatcctctcactcacacatcatcctctcatcatcctctcactcacacatcatccaCTCATCATTCTCTCATCCTCCTCTCACTcacatcatcctctcactcacacatcatcctctcactcacacatcatccactcatcatcctctcatcctcctctcacacacatcatcctctcactcacacatcatcctctcattCACACCTCATCCactcatcatcctctcatcctcctctcactcacacatcatccactcactcacacatcatcctctcactcacacatcatcctctcatcatcctctcactcacacatcatcctctcactcacacatcatcctctcactcacacatcatcctctcattcacacatcatcctctcactcacacatcatccactcatcatcctctcatcctcctctcacacacatcatcctctcactcacacatcatcctctcattcacacatcatCCACTCATCATTCTCTCATcctcctctcacacacatcatcctctcactcacacatcatcctctcattcacacatcatCCACTCATCATTCTCTCATcctcctctcacacacatcatcctctcactcacacatcatcctctcactcacacatcatccactcatcatcctctcactcacacatcatcctctcatcatcctctcatcctcctctcactcacacatcatccactcatcctcctctcactcacacatcatcctctcatcattctctcactcacacatcatccactcatcatcctctcatcatcctctcactcacacatcatcctctcatcatcctctcactcacacatcatcctctcatcattctctcactcacacatcatccactcatcatcctctcatcatcctctcatcatcctctcactcacacatcatcctctcttcatcctctcatcatcctctcttcatcctctcactcacacatcatcctctcactcacacatcatcctctcttcatcctctcatcatcctctcactcatacatcatcctctcactcacacatcatcctctcatcatcctctcactcacacatcatcctctcatcattctctcatcatcctctcactcacacatcatcctctcatcatcctctcactcacacatcatcctctcatcatcctctcactcacacatcatccaCTCATCATCCACTCATCATCCTCTCttcatcctctcactcacacatcatcctctcatcatcctctcatcatccTATCTTtatcctctcactcacacatcatcctctcttcatcctctcactcacacatcatcctctcatcatcctctcactcacacatcatcctctcatcattctctcatcatcctctcactcacacatcatcctctcatcatcctctcactcacacatcatccactcatcatcctctcatcatcctctcactcacacatcatcctctcatcattctctcactcacacatcatccactcatcatcctctcatcatcctctcatcatcctctcactcacacatcatcctctcttcatcctctcatcatcctctcttcatcctctcactcacacatcatcctctcactcacacatcatcctctcttcatcctctcatcatcctctcactcatacatcatcctctcactcacacatcatcctctcatcatcctctcactcacacatcatcctctcatcattctctcatcatcctctcactcacacatcatcctctcatcatcctctcactcacacatcatcctctcatcatcctctcactcacacatcatccaCTCATCATCCACTCATCATCCTCTCttcatcctctcactcacacatcatcctctcatcatcctctcatcatccTATCTTtatcctctcactcacacatcatcctctcttcatcctctcactcacacatcatcctctcatcatcctctcactcacacatcatcctctcatcattctctcatcatcctctcactcacacatcatcctctcatcatcctctcactcacacatcatccaCTCATCATCCactcatcatcctctcactcacacatcatcctctcatcattctctcatcatcctctcactcacacatcatcctctcatcatcctctcactcacacatcatcctctcttcatcctctcactcacacatcatcctctcactcacacatcatcctctcttcatcctctcatcatcctctcactcacacatcatcctctcactcacacatcatcctctcatcattctctcatcctcctctcactcacacatcatcctctcacCATCCTCTCACAGAACTATTCTGTGTAAATCTTTCAACTTTTGAACCCTGAATACGGCTGATGGTCCCTAAGTCATAGTTCCAGGTTCCTTGTAGCCATAGCCACTTATGTGGAGGTGAAAGGTCGTACCTGGTCACAGGTGTTGCCGATGGAGTTCGTGAGGTCACAGTCACATGGCCGACATCCTGATGAGGAGTTCCAGAATCCCTCAGCACACCGGTCACATGACCTTCCTCCTGCATttggctcacacacacactgacctgtcACAGcgtcacacacactgtggaggGAACCGACTGGACTGCAGGagcactctatacacacacacacacacacacacacagtgatgatggtgtttgtgtgacctgtacagtttgtgtgtgtgtattttgtgttggatagtataatatatatctAAAAGTAGAAGGTCACTCACTGGAGCAGCCGAGTGGATTGTTCCTGCTGAGGCCGTAGTGTCCGGGTTTACAGAGCTCACAGCGTGCTCCTTCCACGTTCTCCTTACAGTGACACGCCCCCGTCACCTCATCACACTGACGCCCGGCCTCTGACCCCGCACTGTCACACTGAcaccctatacacacacacacacacacatacacatacaaatcaTCAGCAAGATGATACACTTACAGAGACTGgcactggagtgtgtgtgagtgtgtgtgtgtgtgagagagagacatacgtAAGCATGCGTCAGGTCTCTGCATGTTGCTCCAGGGGTTCCTGTAATAGTTTTCAGTGCAGCGTTCGCAGTGTGTTCCTGTAGTGTGGTGTGTACACTCTTCACACACTCCACCACTCCTCCTCCCGCTGATCTCGTACAGATCATGGTCAAAGCGGCAACGCTGGGCGTGGTTATTACACTCAcaacctgtaacacacacacacacacacacaaacagttatTTAGGCAATAGTAGTATGTGTAAGTTAGtatgaatcaggtgtgtgtagttgttcaggtgtgtgcagttgttcaggtgtgtgtagtagttcaggtgtgtgtagtaCTTCAGGTGTGTGCagttgttcaggtgtgtgtagaagttCAGATGTGTGCagttgttcaggtgtgtgtagtaGTTCAGGTGTGTGCagttgttcaggtgtgtgtagttgttcaggtgtgtgtagaagttcaggtgtgtgtagaagttcaggtgtgtgtagtagttcaggtgtgtgtagaagttcaggtgtgtgtagtagttcaggtgtgtgtagaagttcaggtgtgtgtagaagttcaggtgtgtgtagaagttcaggtgtgtgcagttgttcaggtgtgtgtagttgttcaggtgtgtgtagaagttcaggtgtgtgtagttgttcaggtgtgtgtagtagttcaggtgtgtgtagaagttcaggtgtgtgtagaagttcaggtgtgtgtagtagttcaggtgtgtgtagaagttcaggtgtgtgtagtagttcaggtgtgtgtagttgttcaggtgtgtgtagtagttcaggtgtgtgtagaagttcaggtgtgtgtagttgttcaggtgtgtgtagttgttcaggtgtgtgtagaagttcaggtgtgtgtagttgttcaggtgtgtgtagttgttcaggtgtgtgtagttgttcaggtgtgtgtagaagttcaggtgtgtgtagtagttcaggtgtgtgtagttgttcaggtgtgtgtagttgttctggtgtgtgtagttgttcaggtgtgtgtagaagttcaggtgtgtgtagtagttcaggtgtgtgtagttgttcaggtgtgtgtagtagttcaggtgtgtgtagaagttcaggtgtgtgtagttgttcaggtgtgtgtagaagttcaggtgtgtgtagaagttcaggtgtgtgtagttgttcaggtgtgtgtagttgttctggtgtgtgtagttgttcaggtgtgtgtagaagttcaggtgtgtgtagtagttcaggtgtgtgtagttgttcaggtgtgtgtagaagttcaggtgtgtgtagaagttcaggtgtgtgtagttgttcaggtgtgtgtagaagttcaggtgtgtgtagaagttcaggtgtgtgtagttgttcaggtgtgtgtagaagttCAGGTGTGTCGTACgtttgcaggtgtgtgtgttgtctcttTCTGCTGGTTGCCATGGAAGGTCGTTGTAAAGGTCAGCGCATCTCTCACAGTTCACAcctgctgtgttgtgttgacAGTCACATGCACCATATacctacaccacacacacatacacacacacacacaagattagTTTAGCACTGGCGCATGagatgacagacacagaggacaTGTCTTCCTTCACTCtgaactctgtgtgtatgtgtgtgtgtgcgtgttgaaTACCTCTGTGTTGGGCAGGTCTTTGGAGGTGGGGTCAGGAAGGCAGTGGTCAGCGTGGCCATGGCAGAAGCAGGAGCCAATCAGCTTCATCTCTTTCAGGGCATAGAAGCGTGATGGGTGTCGGCCAGGTGTGTAAGGCACCGCCCCAAACTGAGTCAGATTCACACGCAGCCCTGTATAACCTGACAGCCCTGTAACcgcaaatcaatcaatcaatcaatcaatcaattcatCAGTGAGTCAAGAATGAATGGACCTATCAGAAACTTTAAGGCCTTGTTAGTGATGTGATTGTACGATGCTTACTCTCGATCTTCTGCTCATGTGGGAGAGGAACATTTGAGTACTGCAGCAGAGGGTGAAAATacacctgagacacacacacacacacacacacactgtcaatcACTGGTATTAATGATCAGTAATCATATACACAATCGTATCCTCTGTGATCTTACCCTCTGGTCCTGGAAGGGGTTATTGGTGTTGGAGGGCAGTGTGTAGCAGTGGGGGTTGTCGAGGTCAGAGGTCATTGTGAGGACGTGAGGGAAAGTGGATTCACAGTCAGTGGCCATGTAGATCACCGGAGTCCACGACCTCCCGAAATCAGACGACCTCTCAATCACCAGAGCGTCCGGCCTTGGACCCTGGGGGGGAGGGgaagtgtgagagtgagtgtgtgtgtgagtgtgtgtgtgtgtgtatgtgagtgtgtgagtgtgtgtttatgtgtctaTATACCTTGAAGTACAGTAGCAGGTTGTTGATGTGAAACAGCTGTTTCAGGTCCAACTCTATAGTGACAGGActcacatctacacacacaaacacacacacacacacacacatacacacacacatacacacatattaaacaaacacattaagGTTCAGCAATCAATCACATTGtaatgattttgtgtgtgtgtgtgtgtgtgtgtgtgtgtgtgtgtgtgtgtctgaccttTCTTGCTCTGCCACCAGCGCTCAGGTCCAGCTGCACTCAGAACGTTCTGGATTGTGTGTGCGTTTTGACCTGCTGCAGTTCTTGAGTCACATGGACAGCACTTCATCttccactacacacacatatacacacacacacacagtgaagtaAGTAACATTGTAGCATCACTTCCCCCTGTGTCCCAGATTCCAACTTTAAGGACTTGGGACTTGATTTGGGACGTGGCCACAGTGGACTCCTGATGATGATGTTAATGTGACAGTATTAATGTgagatttaaatgaataatacacTAAACAGAAACCAGTATCCAGtaaaccatcaatttactaaggCATATTTTGCgcgggcgtgtgtgtgtgtttacctgtccTAAAGGTGTACAGAACACCTCGATGCCGGAGAGACCACATGTGGACGATGCTCTGAGTTCAGTCTCTCTGCCTATCAGTAAATCACCCAGCGGAGGATAACATGCCCCGCTCACACACTCCTGCTGCGCCATACACACTGATGCTAatgctgcaacacacacacagacacacacacacacacacacacacacacacacacacacacacaatttaactGACACAGCAAGGTGATGGGTttgaataaaaaacagaatgtctttgtttctcactgtctgtctgtctaaatgtctgtctgtctaaatgtct
This window of the Ictalurus furcatus strain D&B chromosome 21, Billie_1.0, whole genome shotgun sequence genome carries:
- the lamb3 gene encoding laminin subunit beta-3, which gives rise to MKTLIILQIIAALASVCMAQQECVSGACYPPLGDLLIGRETELRASSTCGLSGIEVFCTPLGQWKMKCCPCDSRTAAGQNAHTIQNVLSAAGPERWWQSKKDVSPVTIELDLKQLFHINNLLLYFKGPRPDALVIERSSDFGRSWTPVIYMATDCESTFPHVLTMTSDLDNPHCYTLPSNTNNPFQDQRVYFHPLLQYSNVPLPHEQKIERLSGYTGLRVNLTQFGAVPYTPGRHPSRFYALKEMKLIGSCFCHGHADHCLPDPTSKDLPNTEVYGACDCQHNTAGVNCERCADLYNDLPWQPAERDNTHTCKRCECNNHAQRCRFDHDLYEISGRRSGGVCEECTHHTTGTHCERCTENYYRNPWSNMQRPDACLRCQCDSAGSEAGRQCDEVTGACHCKENVEGARCELCKPGHYGLSRNNPLGCSKCSCSPVGSLHSVCDAVTGQCVCEPNAGGRSCDRCAEGFWNSSSGCRPCDCDLTNSIGNTCDQVTGQCECRPGFGGRTCSGCPENTYGDPLTGCRACVCDRVGSLSGECDRRTGVCVCKPGVVGDRCDMCGRGHCAQFPNCPVCPSCFFWLDAELQNLMLRLQRLTHAQHTLRRIITALQQLPNDKDLYDNYTHRLDPLRSELEKVEEDLRRTGVLYTPDLEVELHRLQEQLSDLHLIYNAKKEAATHFNSSNYAGVLDAVKNAFNRSTDAVKRANGAADTVDNSASVRDDAIKGLKNIQPINTQNLQTLLKDLATHPNLTPTATQVCGSRRVLPCTPQQCEGELCPVDEAPPCVQGQKCVGALPWSQRAEKDTVEVKDKLQQLNDKITQAYTQIQKSQDSTNQVRLSADELSNQMKRTRGDIDDGLKDIKDFVKKLKDFLSDPTSDPAAVQRVCEGVLGVKLPETVDALKKKLKEIQNVAASLPDTSMVLKNASSKLQEAEQLLQNAKNARDTALGLQENSDSVLASLNDGESALADMKEKLQHNLNITDQVRNNIQNVEDVLLPVEHLVNKGLGLVDTLRPLLDPLKEEVQRGRELAEEAGEKAEGAEHEANTAAQDLDLLQQLLLKLKENTDVNNTTDSAGKRLQTLQTEVTHLIQDTADILNQLTDKEAGLQKLGEELMGNSQRLDGLESRLNELISDISTKVTHLSWCED